One segment of Triticum aestivum cultivar Chinese Spring chromosome 2A, IWGSC CS RefSeq v2.1, whole genome shotgun sequence DNA contains the following:
- the LOC123186741 gene encoding NAC domain-containing protein 105 — protein sequence MLAMDQHQEESCVPPGFRFHPTEEELVGYYLARKVAAQNIDLGIIQEVDLYRTEPWDLQEKCGGGRGGRGTRQVAADEQSSSEWYFFSFKDRKYPSGTRTNRATAAGFWKATGRDKPVTSSRSRSVIGMRKTLVFYRGRAPNGRKTDWIIHEYRLQTSEHGPTQEDGWVVCRAFQKPTPNQRQSYTFPAYATALGLGRYYDARPCLHGQGGNLHYLHSAASTAGAGGLCFPGQSAQYSSEDTLECKKGIFNNIPQLIQSPPPATAFAGCSEAGYDLVQPKLAATGIDWNFLDILLSTSLLPDSSAASAASNLQLPLHQPSLIYE from the exons ATGCTAGCCATGGACCAGCACCAGGAGGAGTCTTGTGTTCCCCCAGGGTTTAGGTTCCACCCCacagaggaggagctggtgggGTACTATCTGGCCAGGAAGGTGGCCGCCCAGAATATTGATCTCGGAATCATCCAGGAGGTCGATCTCTACCGGACCGAGCCATGGGACCTCCAAG AGAAGtgtggcggcggcaggggaggacgGGGAACGCGTCAAGTGGCCGCGGACGAGCAGTCATCGTCGGAGTGGTACTTCTTCAGCTTCAAGGACCGCAAGTATCCAAGCGGCACGCGCACCAACCGCGCCACGGCGGCCGGATTCTGGAAGGCCACCGGCAGGGACAAGCCGGTGACGTCATCAAGGAGCCGCAGCGTCATTGGCATGAGGAAGACGCTCGTCTTTTACAGGGGCCGCGCCCCCAATGGTAGGAAAACCGACTGGATAATTCACGAGTACCGTCTCCAAACCAGCGAGCACGGCCCCACCCAG GAGGACGGTTGGGTGGTGTGCAGGGCGTTCCAGAAGCCAACCCCGAACCAGAGGCAATCCTACACGTTCCCAGCATATGCCACTGCTCTGGGCCTCGGGCGCTACTACGATGCGCGGCCCTGCCTACACGGCCAAGGCGGTAACCTCCACTACCTGCATAGCGCTGCTTCCACTGCCGGAGCTGGCGGCCTTTGCTTCCCCGGCCAGAGTGCCCAGTACTCCTCCGAGGACACGCTGGAGTGCAAGAAGGGCATCTTCAACAACATCCCACAGCTCATCCAGAGCCCGCCGCCGGCGACCGCCTTTGCTGGTTGTAGTGAAGCCGGATACGACCTAGTCCAGCCCAAACTAGCGGCGACAGGCATCGACTGGAATTTCCTTGACATCTTGTTGTCAACGTCGCTGCTCCCCGACTCCTCCGCAGCCAGTGCTGCCTCAAACCTTCAGCTTCCCCTACACCAACCATCGCTAATTTATGAGTGA